In one window of Helianthus annuus cultivar XRQ/B chromosome 17, HanXRQr2.0-SUNRISE, whole genome shotgun sequence DNA:
- the LOC110872074 gene encoding protein NLP6 isoform X2, whose amino-acid sequence MSTTDLPFSVRDMNLWPFLKACRERHLDRSCGLVGKALLSRGSCFCGDVTKLSEAEYPLIHNARMYRLTSSFAIMCSVEADDDYVLKFYLPPDIRDSGQVSNLVQTLKHNIPLSSGFELGDKSCTVLSVNMEPDVIQTSSANPTNLSIEITSKKRKIESLTEMVTAEISHNNSNKKKIQFSVSMGLAYLENEVLRSFELKVTS is encoded by the exons ATGTCGACAACCGATCTACCATTTTCTGTTCGAGACATGAACTTGTGGCCGTTCCTTAAAGCTTGCAGAGAACGACATCTGGACAGGTCCTGTGGCCTTGTCGGCAAGGCGTTGTTATCCCGCGGTTCATGTTTTTGTGGAGACGTAACCAAACTCAGTGAAGCAGAGTACCCTTTGATCCACAATGCACGCATGTACCGGTTGACCAGCAGCTTTGCGATCATGTGTAGTGTTGAAGCCGATGATGACTATGTGCTAAAGTTTTATCTACCGCCAGATATTAGAGACAGCGGACAGGTCTCGAACTTGGTCCAAACATTGAAGCACAACATTCCGTTGAGTTCAGGATTTGAACTGGGTGACAAGTCATGTACGGTTCTGTCTGTAAACATGGAACCTGATGTTATACAAACATCCTCGGCGAATCCCACCAACTTGAGCATAGAGATAACAAGCAAAAAACGTAAAATAGAATCGCTTACCGAGATGGTGACAGCAGAGATAAGTCATAATAATAGCAATAAGAAAAAAATTCAGTTTTCTGTTTCAATGGGACTTGCATATCTGGAAAACGAAGTGTTGCGAAGCTTCGAGTTAAAAG TGACGAGTTAA
- the LOC110872073 gene encoding protein NLP7 isoform X2, whose translation MYPNSLDLKRKFQPVDYAYKNLRTVSRRQPTIPFSDDSRYMTSLSVFRINNPCSEVGADNIDPNHQKLQDRIEAALRLLTFREQHVLVQFWSPHAVGKHQLLETIYQPFGIGVVTDVGLSLYRRDSEDKSFVVDKDLEEEDSSPAVRAFRRGLPEWASDLNHCTSKQFPQQECAIRCNLHGYLALPVFDSNTRLCVGVLELLTSSKYMNYAHEVQVIHMALKTQNLISPQRFDFPALYVLNESRQNNLDKIRGILKMACEIHSLPLAQTWAVSPHTSFVSHEKNIEKSCSSFDTRCVRKVCMSTTALPFHVQDLSMWPFFEACRERHLDSSCGLVGKALLTHGSCFCGDVTKLSEEEYPLVHNARMNRVTSCFAIYLCSIEDNDGYVLEFVLPPDIKDSGQVSNLVQTLKQNFAIGSGFELGDNSCIQVVGLPPDVSVNMEPDVTEISSDFVADNFMSSDSESSMANHNNLGMDKTGFTGTDAGEKSKKRKKESVTRMVTAKISYNDDTEIFNLPFPFGLSYLTNEVSQVFKLTGKKISLKYIDEDADLILIACDVDLHSAVVTAGSNNSIRLICLSD comes from the exons atgtATCCAAATTCTCTGGACCTGAAGCGGAAGTTCCAGCCAGTCGATTATGCGTATAAGAATTTGAGGACAGTTTCCCGGAGACAGCCGACAATCCCATTTTCAGATGACTCAAGATACATGACATCCCTTTCGGTGTTCAGAATAAATAACCCAT GCTCGGAAGTGGGAGCTGACAATATTGACCCAAATCATCAGAAGTTACAGGACAGGATAGAAGCTGCACTAAGGCTCTTAACTTTCCGAGAGCAACATGTTCTGGTTCAGTTTTGGTCGCCTCATGCGGTTGGGAAGCACCAATTACTTGAAACTATATATCAACCATTTGGTATTGGGGTGGTAACTGATGTAGGGCTTTCTTTGTATCGGCGGGATTCTGAGGACAAATCTTTTGTTGTGGATAAGGATCTTGAAGAAGAGGACAGTAGTCCTGCTGTTCGAGCATTCAGACGAGGATTGCCAGAGTGGGCTTCTGATTTAAATCATTGCACCTCAAAACAGTTTCCGCAACAAGAGTGTGCGATTCGTTGCAATCTCCATGGGTATTTGGCTTTACCAGTTTTTGATTCGAATACACGGTTATGTGTTGGTGTGCTTGAGCTCTTGACGTCTTCGAAGTATATGAATTATGCTCATGAGGTTCAAGTAATCCACATGGCACTAAAG ACACAGAATCTGATAAGTCCACAAAGATTTGATTTTCCTGCTTTATAT GTTCTTAACGAAAGCAGGCAAAATAATTTAGATAAAATCCGGGGTATTCTAAAAATGGCGTGTGAAATTCACAGTTTACCTCTTGCTCAGACATGGGCTGTGTCCCCGCACACTAGTTTTGTGTCTCATGAAAAAAATATAGAGAAGAGCTGTAGTAGTTTTGACACTAGATGTGTCAGGAAAGTCTGCATGTCCACAACTGCTCTACCTTTTCATGTTCAAGACTTGAGCATGTGGCCGTTCTTTGAAGCTTGTAGAGAACGACACCTGGACAGTTCATGTGGCCTTGTTGGCAAGGCTTTGTTAACCCACGGCTCATGTTTTTGTGGAGACGTAACCAAACTCAGTGAAGAAGAGTACCCTTTGGTCCACAATGCACGCATGAACCGGGTGACCAGTTGCTTTGCAATCTACTTGTGTAGCATTGAAGACAATGATGGCTATGTGTTGGAGTTCGTTCTACCGCCAGATATCAAAGACAGCGGACAGGTCTCGAACTTGGTCCAAACATTGAAGCAGAACTTTGCGATAGGTTCTGGATTTGAACTGGGTGACAACTCATGTATACAAGTTGTTGGACTTCCTCCGGATGTCTCTGTAAACATGGAACCTGATGTTACAGAAATATCCTCGGACTTTGTGGCTGACAATTTCATGTCCTCAGATTCAGAGTCATCGATGGCTAATCATAACAACTTGGGCATGGACAAAACAGGGTTTACCGGTACCGATGCCggagaaaaaagcaaaaaacGTAAAAAAGAATCAGTTACCAGGATGGTGACAGCAAAGATAAGTTATAATGACGATACGGAAATTTTTAACCTTCCTTTTCCGTTTGGACTTTCATATCTGACAAATGAAGTCTCACAAGTCTTCAAGTTAACCGGTAAAAAAATTAGTCTGAAGTACATAGATGAAGACGCCGATTTGATACTCATTGCTTGCGATGTGGATTTGCACTCTGCTGTGGTTACTGCAGGCAGTAACAACAGTATCAGGTTAATCTGCCTGTCGGATTAA
- the LOC110872074 gene encoding uncharacterized protein LOC110872074 isoform X3, with protein sequence MLGLIRNQEAEMYPKCADQKRKSQPVDYADKDLWTVSKREITSVRQLCDSSYMPSLSVFRKNKPCLELRAANIDPYHQKIQDKIVAALKLLTVREQRVLVQFWFPHDVGKHQLLTTIDQPFGVGVLDAELSSYRQDSEGRSFVVDRDYEEGDRSPAARVYKRGLPEWTLDVVVSTLVSFPMKTL encoded by the exons ATGCTTGGGTTAATCAG AAATCAAGAAGCGGAAATGTATCCAAAGTGTGCGGACCAGAAGAGGAAGTCGCAGCCAGTTGATTATGCGGATAAGGATTTGTGGACAGTTTCCAAGAGAGAGATTACTTCTGTAAGACAGCTTTGTGACTCAAGCTACATGCCATCACTTTCGGTGTTTAGAAAAAATAAGCCAT GTTTGGAACTAAGAGCTGCCAATATTGACCCATATCATCAGAAAATACAGGACAAGATAGTAGCTGCATTAAAACTCTTAACTGTCCGTGAGCAACGTGTTTTGGTTCAGTTTTGGTTTCCTCATGATGTTGGAAAGCACCAATTACTTACAACCATAGATCAGCCGTTTGGTGTTGGTGTACTTGATGCAGAACTTAGTTCGTATCGGCAGGATTCTGAGGGGAGATCTTTTGTTGTGGATAGGGATTATGAAGAAGGGGACCGTAGTCCTGCAGCTCGAGTATACAAACGAGGGTTGCCAGAGTGGACACTAGATGTAGTGGTTTCGACACTAGTTTCGTTTCCCATGAAAACGCTATAG
- the LOC110872073 gene encoding protein NLP7 isoform X3 produces the protein MNDVELVFCIRNQEAEMYPNSLDLKRKFQPVDYAYKNLRTVSRRQPTIPFSDDSRYMTSLSVFRINNPCSEVGADNIDPNHQKLQDRIEAALRLLTFREQHVLVQFWSPHAVGKHQLLETIYQPFGIGVVTDVGLSLYRRDSEDKSFVVDKDLEEEDSSPAVRAFRRGLPEWASDLNHCTSKQFPQQECAIRCNLHGYLALPVFDSNTRLCVGVLELLTSSKYMNYAHEVQVIHMALKVLNESRQNNLDKIRGILKMACEIHSLPLAQTWAVSPHTSFVSHEKNIEKSCSSFDTRCVRKVCMSTTALPFHVQDLSMWPFFEACRERHLDSSCGLVGKALLTHGSCFCGDVTKLSEEEYPLVHNARMNRVTSCFAIYLCSIEDNDGYVLEFVLPPDIKDSGQVSNLVQTLKQNFAIGSGFELGDNSCIQVVGLPPDVSVNMEPDVTEISSDFVADNFMSSDSESSMANHNNLGMDKTGFTGTDAGEKSKKRKKESVTRMVTAKISYNDDTEIFNLPFPFGLSYLTNEVSQVFKLTGKKISLKYIDEDADLILIACDVDLHSAVVTAGSNNSIRLICLSD, from the exons ATGAATGATGTGGAGTTGGTATTT TGTATTCgaaatcaagaagctgaaatgtATCCAAATTCTCTGGACCTGAAGCGGAAGTTCCAGCCAGTCGATTATGCGTATAAGAATTTGAGGACAGTTTCCCGGAGACAGCCGACAATCCCATTTTCAGATGACTCAAGATACATGACATCCCTTTCGGTGTTCAGAATAAATAACCCAT GCTCGGAAGTGGGAGCTGACAATATTGACCCAAATCATCAGAAGTTACAGGACAGGATAGAAGCTGCACTAAGGCTCTTAACTTTCCGAGAGCAACATGTTCTGGTTCAGTTTTGGTCGCCTCATGCGGTTGGGAAGCACCAATTACTTGAAACTATATATCAACCATTTGGTATTGGGGTGGTAACTGATGTAGGGCTTTCTTTGTATCGGCGGGATTCTGAGGACAAATCTTTTGTTGTGGATAAGGATCTTGAAGAAGAGGACAGTAGTCCTGCTGTTCGAGCATTCAGACGAGGATTGCCAGAGTGGGCTTCTGATTTAAATCATTGCACCTCAAAACAGTTTCCGCAACAAGAGTGTGCGATTCGTTGCAATCTCCATGGGTATTTGGCTTTACCAGTTTTTGATTCGAATACACGGTTATGTGTTGGTGTGCTTGAGCTCTTGACGTCTTCGAAGTATATGAATTATGCTCATGAGGTTCAAGTAATCCACATGGCACTAAAG GTTCTTAACGAAAGCAGGCAAAATAATTTAGATAAAATCCGGGGTATTCTAAAAATGGCGTGTGAAATTCACAGTTTACCTCTTGCTCAGACATGGGCTGTGTCCCCGCACACTAGTTTTGTGTCTCATGAAAAAAATATAGAGAAGAGCTGTAGTAGTTTTGACACTAGATGTGTCAGGAAAGTCTGCATGTCCACAACTGCTCTACCTTTTCATGTTCAAGACTTGAGCATGTGGCCGTTCTTTGAAGCTTGTAGAGAACGACACCTGGACAGTTCATGTGGCCTTGTTGGCAAGGCTTTGTTAACCCACGGCTCATGTTTTTGTGGAGACGTAACCAAACTCAGTGAAGAAGAGTACCCTTTGGTCCACAATGCACGCATGAACCGGGTGACCAGTTGCTTTGCAATCTACTTGTGTAGCATTGAAGACAATGATGGCTATGTGTTGGAGTTCGTTCTACCGCCAGATATCAAAGACAGCGGACAGGTCTCGAACTTGGTCCAAACATTGAAGCAGAACTTTGCGATAGGTTCTGGATTTGAACTGGGTGACAACTCATGTATACAAGTTGTTGGACTTCCTCCGGATGTCTCTGTAAACATGGAACCTGATGTTACAGAAATATCCTCGGACTTTGTGGCTGACAATTTCATGTCCTCAGATTCAGAGTCATCGATGGCTAATCATAACAACTTGGGCATGGACAAAACAGGGTTTACCGGTACCGATGCCggagaaaaaagcaaaaaacGTAAAAAAGAATCAGTTACCAGGATGGTGACAGCAAAGATAAGTTATAATGACGATACGGAAATTTTTAACCTTCCTTTTCCGTTTGGACTTTCATATCTGACAAATGAAGTCTCACAAGTCTTCAAGTTAACCGGTAAAAAAATTAGTCTGAAGTACATAGATGAAGACGCCGATTTGATACTCATTGCTTGCGATGTGGATTTGCACTCTGCTGTGGTTACTGCAGGCAGTAACAACAGTATCAGGTTAATCTGCCTGTCGGATTAA
- the LOC110872074 gene encoding protein NLP6 isoform X1, producing MSTTDLPFSVRDMNLWPFLKACRERHLDRSCGLVGKALLSRGSCFCGDVTKLSEAEYPLIHNARMYRLTSSFAIMCSVEADDDYVLKFYLPPDIRDSGQVSNLVQTLKHNIPLSSGFELGDKSCTVLSVNMEPDVIQTSSANPTNLSIEITSKKRKIESLTEMVTAEISHNNSNKKKIQFSVSMGLAYLENEVLRSFELKGKKLRLKYMDEDDYLILIAYDDDLMYAVTS from the coding sequence ATGTCGACAACCGATCTACCATTTTCTGTTCGAGACATGAACTTGTGGCCGTTCCTTAAAGCTTGCAGAGAACGACATCTGGACAGGTCCTGTGGCCTTGTCGGCAAGGCGTTGTTATCCCGCGGTTCATGTTTTTGTGGAGACGTAACCAAACTCAGTGAAGCAGAGTACCCTTTGATCCACAATGCACGCATGTACCGGTTGACCAGCAGCTTTGCGATCATGTGTAGTGTTGAAGCCGATGATGACTATGTGCTAAAGTTTTATCTACCGCCAGATATTAGAGACAGCGGACAGGTCTCGAACTTGGTCCAAACATTGAAGCACAACATTCCGTTGAGTTCAGGATTTGAACTGGGTGACAAGTCATGTACGGTTCTGTCTGTAAACATGGAACCTGATGTTATACAAACATCCTCGGCGAATCCCACCAACTTGAGCATAGAGATAACAAGCAAAAAACGTAAAATAGAATCGCTTACCGAGATGGTGACAGCAGAGATAAGTCATAATAATAGCAATAAGAAAAAAATTCAGTTTTCTGTTTCAATGGGACTTGCATATCTGGAAAACGAAGTGTTGCGAAGCTTCGAGTTAAAAGGTAAAAAGCTTCGTCTAAAGTATATGGACGAAGACGACTATTTGATACTCATTGCTTATGATGACGATTTGATGTATGCAGTGACGAGTTAA
- the LOC110872073 gene encoding protein NLP7 isoform X1, translating to MNDVELVFCIRNQEAEMYPNSLDLKRKFQPVDYAYKNLRTVSRRQPTIPFSDDSRYMTSLSVFRINNPCSEVGADNIDPNHQKLQDRIEAALRLLTFREQHVLVQFWSPHAVGKHQLLETIYQPFGIGVVTDVGLSLYRRDSEDKSFVVDKDLEEEDSSPAVRAFRRGLPEWASDLNHCTSKQFPQQECAIRCNLHGYLALPVFDSNTRLCVGVLELLTSSKYMNYAHEVQVIHMALKTQNLISPQRFDFPALYVLNESRQNNLDKIRGILKMACEIHSLPLAQTWAVSPHTSFVSHEKNIEKSCSSFDTRCVRKVCMSTTALPFHVQDLSMWPFFEACRERHLDSSCGLVGKALLTHGSCFCGDVTKLSEEEYPLVHNARMNRVTSCFAIYLCSIEDNDGYVLEFVLPPDIKDSGQVSNLVQTLKQNFAIGSGFELGDNSCIQVVGLPPDVSVNMEPDVTEISSDFVADNFMSSDSESSMANHNNLGMDKTGFTGTDAGEKSKKRKKESVTRMVTAKISYNDDTEIFNLPFPFGLSYLTNEVSQVFKLTGKKISLKYIDEDADLILIACDVDLHSAVVTAGSNNSIRLICLSD from the exons ATGAATGATGTGGAGTTGGTATTT TGTATTCgaaatcaagaagctgaaatgtATCCAAATTCTCTGGACCTGAAGCGGAAGTTCCAGCCAGTCGATTATGCGTATAAGAATTTGAGGACAGTTTCCCGGAGACAGCCGACAATCCCATTTTCAGATGACTCAAGATACATGACATCCCTTTCGGTGTTCAGAATAAATAACCCAT GCTCGGAAGTGGGAGCTGACAATATTGACCCAAATCATCAGAAGTTACAGGACAGGATAGAAGCTGCACTAAGGCTCTTAACTTTCCGAGAGCAACATGTTCTGGTTCAGTTTTGGTCGCCTCATGCGGTTGGGAAGCACCAATTACTTGAAACTATATATCAACCATTTGGTATTGGGGTGGTAACTGATGTAGGGCTTTCTTTGTATCGGCGGGATTCTGAGGACAAATCTTTTGTTGTGGATAAGGATCTTGAAGAAGAGGACAGTAGTCCTGCTGTTCGAGCATTCAGACGAGGATTGCCAGAGTGGGCTTCTGATTTAAATCATTGCACCTCAAAACAGTTTCCGCAACAAGAGTGTGCGATTCGTTGCAATCTCCATGGGTATTTGGCTTTACCAGTTTTTGATTCGAATACACGGTTATGTGTTGGTGTGCTTGAGCTCTTGACGTCTTCGAAGTATATGAATTATGCTCATGAGGTTCAAGTAATCCACATGGCACTAAAG ACACAGAATCTGATAAGTCCACAAAGATTTGATTTTCCTGCTTTATAT GTTCTTAACGAAAGCAGGCAAAATAATTTAGATAAAATCCGGGGTATTCTAAAAATGGCGTGTGAAATTCACAGTTTACCTCTTGCTCAGACATGGGCTGTGTCCCCGCACACTAGTTTTGTGTCTCATGAAAAAAATATAGAGAAGAGCTGTAGTAGTTTTGACACTAGATGTGTCAGGAAAGTCTGCATGTCCACAACTGCTCTACCTTTTCATGTTCAAGACTTGAGCATGTGGCCGTTCTTTGAAGCTTGTAGAGAACGACACCTGGACAGTTCATGTGGCCTTGTTGGCAAGGCTTTGTTAACCCACGGCTCATGTTTTTGTGGAGACGTAACCAAACTCAGTGAAGAAGAGTACCCTTTGGTCCACAATGCACGCATGAACCGGGTGACCAGTTGCTTTGCAATCTACTTGTGTAGCATTGAAGACAATGATGGCTATGTGTTGGAGTTCGTTCTACCGCCAGATATCAAAGACAGCGGACAGGTCTCGAACTTGGTCCAAACATTGAAGCAGAACTTTGCGATAGGTTCTGGATTTGAACTGGGTGACAACTCATGTATACAAGTTGTTGGACTTCCTCCGGATGTCTCTGTAAACATGGAACCTGATGTTACAGAAATATCCTCGGACTTTGTGGCTGACAATTTCATGTCCTCAGATTCAGAGTCATCGATGGCTAATCATAACAACTTGGGCATGGACAAAACAGGGTTTACCGGTACCGATGCCggagaaaaaagcaaaaaacGTAAAAAAGAATCAGTTACCAGGATGGTGACAGCAAAGATAAGTTATAATGACGATACGGAAATTTTTAACCTTCCTTTTCCGTTTGGACTTTCATATCTGACAAATGAAGTCTCACAAGTCTTCAAGTTAACCGGTAAAAAAATTAGTCTGAAGTACATAGATGAAGACGCCGATTTGATACTCATTGCTTGCGATGTGGATTTGCACTCTGCTGTGGTTACTGCAGGCAGTAACAACAGTATCAGGTTAATCTGCCTGTCGGATTAA